One stretch of Siphonobacter curvatus DNA includes these proteins:
- a CDS encoding GH92 family glycosyl hydrolase codes for MKKVSILALGLLAAACGKHSKPQSSASKMKPGHLTQYVDPRIGTGFHGHVFLGANVPFGAVQIGPTQANPGKLGDGWDWCSGYHVSDSLIAGFSHTHLSGTGIGDLGDVLMIPTTGPIRVERSVAGASPSGYMSRFSHDDEVVRPGYYAVKLQRYDVGVELTASERVGMHRYTFPKSDDSHILIDLKEGIGWDRPTDTYLEQKDATTLIGYRFSTGWAKDQRLYFAIVFSKPIEKFALYQGQNPLQGNAAKGTQIKGVLSFATKQGDQVLVKVGISPVSEANALANIQAEVPGWNFDQVAKNADEAWNTELSKIQVQTKDQDRLKVFYTALYHTMIAPSTFNDHNGDYRGADQKVYKNANFKNLTTFSLWDTYRAANPLLTITQGQRVNDIVNTMLHIYQQQGKLPVWHLVGNETNTMPGNSALPIISDAILKGYTGFDVNLAFEAMKKSAMLDERGLDYIKAKGYIPADTQTESVAKNLEYSIDDWAVAQVAKKLGKTADYEYFSKRAKDYKNNFDASTRFMRGRVSDTEWRTPFNPFVSRHEKDDFAEGNAWQYTWLVPQDVEGLIELLGGEKGFTQKLDSLFIVKGDMGAEASNDISGLIGQYAHGNEPSHHITYLYPYVGQPWKTAEKVRYILDHMYTTKPDGIIGNEDVGQMSAWYILSAMGFYPVNPANGAYVFGSPVFDQVDLKLGNGKVFHLKTVNNGPENKYIQSIKLNGKPYTKSYLLHKELMNGGEMEIEMGKQPSQSFGVAPADRPRSIHD; via the coding sequence ATGAAAAAAGTAAGTATTCTGGCATTAGGCCTGTTGGCAGCGGCGTGCGGCAAACACAGTAAACCACAATCATCCGCTTCGAAAATGAAACCGGGGCATCTGACGCAGTACGTTGATCCTCGTATCGGAACGGGCTTTCATGGTCACGTCTTTTTGGGAGCGAACGTACCTTTCGGAGCCGTACAGATTGGCCCTACACAGGCTAACCCCGGTAAACTGGGCGATGGCTGGGACTGGTGCTCGGGCTATCACGTATCGGATTCATTAATTGCTGGTTTTTCGCATACGCACCTGAGTGGTACGGGCATTGGCGATCTGGGTGATGTCCTGATGATTCCGACGACGGGCCCCATTCGTGTGGAGCGTAGCGTTGCAGGAGCTTCGCCGAGTGGCTATATGTCCCGTTTCTCCCACGACGACGAAGTGGTACGTCCGGGTTATTACGCCGTAAAACTGCAACGTTACGATGTGGGGGTGGAACTAACCGCCTCCGAACGCGTGGGCATGCATCGCTATACTTTTCCAAAATCGGATGATTCCCACATTCTGATCGATCTGAAAGAAGGCATTGGCTGGGACCGTCCAACGGACACATACTTGGAACAAAAGGACGCTACGACGTTGATTGGTTACCGTTTCTCAACGGGTTGGGCGAAAGACCAGCGGCTGTACTTTGCCATTGTTTTCTCGAAACCCATCGAAAAATTTGCTCTATACCAGGGGCAGAATCCTCTGCAAGGCAACGCAGCCAAAGGAACCCAGATCAAAGGCGTACTGAGTTTTGCTACGAAACAAGGCGATCAGGTATTGGTGAAAGTGGGCATTTCACCCGTGAGCGAAGCCAACGCCCTCGCCAACATTCAGGCCGAAGTACCGGGCTGGAATTTCGATCAGGTAGCCAAGAATGCGGATGAGGCCTGGAATACCGAATTGAGCAAAATTCAGGTACAAACCAAGGATCAGGATCGGCTGAAAGTTTTCTATACGGCTCTGTACCATACCATGATTGCTCCGTCTACGTTCAACGATCACAACGGCGATTACCGGGGTGCCGATCAGAAGGTATACAAAAACGCGAACTTCAAGAACCTGACAACGTTTTCCCTCTGGGATACCTATCGGGCTGCGAACCCTCTGCTGACGATCACACAGGGACAACGCGTGAATGACATTGTGAATACCATGCTGCACATCTATCAGCAACAGGGTAAACTGCCCGTCTGGCACCTAGTGGGCAACGAAACCAATACAATGCCCGGCAACAGTGCACTGCCTATTATTTCGGATGCCATTCTGAAAGGGTACACGGGTTTTGACGTCAATCTGGCTTTTGAAGCGATGAAAAAATCAGCTATGCTCGACGAACGCGGACTGGATTACATCAAAGCAAAAGGCTACATTCCCGCTGATACCCAAACCGAAAGCGTAGCCAAAAATCTGGAGTATAGCATCGACGACTGGGCAGTGGCTCAGGTAGCCAAGAAGCTGGGTAAAACGGCCGATTATGAATACTTCAGTAAGCGGGCCAAGGATTATAAAAACAACTTCGACGCCAGCACGCGTTTCATGCGGGGCCGCGTATCGGATACGGAATGGCGGACGCCCTTCAATCCCTTCGTTTCGCGTCACGAAAAAGATGACTTTGCCGAAGGAAACGCCTGGCAATATACCTGGCTGGTGCCCCAGGATGTGGAAGGCCTGATCGAATTATTAGGCGGTGAAAAAGGCTTCACGCAAAAGCTGGATTCACTTTTCATCGTGAAGGGCGACATGGGTGCCGAAGCTTCAAACGATATTTCGGGTTTGATTGGTCAATACGCCCACGGAAACGAACCTAGCCACCACATTACGTATCTGTACCCCTACGTGGGTCAGCCCTGGAAAACGGCGGAAAAAGTACGTTACATTCTAGACCACATGTACACGACCAAACCCGACGGAATCATCGGAAACGAAGACGTAGGCCAGATGTCAGCCTGGTATATCCTGTCGGCGATGGGCTTCTATCCCGTTAATCCCGCCAATGGAGCGTACGTATTTGGAAGTCCGGTATTCGATCAAGTTGATCTGAAGCTCGGCAACGGAAAAGTCTTCCATCTGAAAACGGTAAACAACGGTCCCGAAAACAAATACATTCAGAGCATCAAGCTGAACGGCAAACCGTATACGAAATCTTATCTACTCCATAAAGAGCTGATGAATGGCGGTGAAATGGAGATCGAAATGGGTAAGCAACCCAGCCAGAGCTTCGGCGTAGCTCCGGCCGATCGTCCGCGTTCGATTCACGACTAA
- a CDS encoding lipid A deacylase LpxR family protein, which translates to MSFTLFRYTICLFLLSRLALAQTYSQEIQITSENDAYRWTLHDGYYTNGFFVSYRYVPRRWNERRDSTSRLQKVISTYQLGQQIFNPENVFLAQRNQIDRPYTGYLYASKGFTFFYRQNHVLQLDLALGTIGPRSGAENIQKFIHRTFDYIPPVGWRNQLNNEWGLNLNAQYAYNLIPAPKKWLDLYALGQAQLGTTFTRASVGLLLQIGLFRPASESALFHSRISRNPSSSSPELYLFFQPGYQYQVYNATVQGGLFRSNKGPGAGEITRGVYQHQIGLTYASRRFTLQATLDLKQKEARSMQNEVEKYGGFSAAYRFR; encoded by the coding sequence ATGTCTTTTACTCTCTTCCGGTATACGATTTGCCTTTTCCTACTATCCCGGCTGGCCTTGGCCCAAACCTATTCACAGGAAATTCAGATCACTTCCGAAAACGACGCGTACCGCTGGACCCTTCACGACGGCTATTACACCAACGGCTTTTTTGTGAGTTATCGCTACGTACCCCGCCGTTGGAATGAACGGCGGGATTCTACCTCCCGACTACAGAAAGTTATTTCTACCTACCAGTTAGGACAGCAGATTTTCAATCCAGAAAATGTCTTTCTGGCCCAGCGTAATCAGATTGACCGTCCGTATACGGGTTATCTATACGCCAGCAAAGGATTTACCTTTTTTTACCGCCAGAACCACGTTTTACAGCTTGACTTGGCTTTGGGTACGATTGGCCCGCGTTCAGGAGCGGAAAACATTCAGAAATTCATTCACCGTACCTTCGATTACATTCCGCCCGTGGGCTGGCGAAATCAGTTGAACAACGAATGGGGCCTGAATCTGAACGCTCAATATGCGTATAATCTGATTCCTGCTCCGAAAAAATGGTTGGACCTGTATGCCCTAGGGCAGGCTCAGTTAGGTACTACGTTTACGCGTGCGTCGGTGGGTTTATTACTGCAAATAGGTTTGTTTCGTCCGGCCTCGGAGTCAGCCCTGTTTCATTCGCGCATCAGCCGAAATCCCAGCTCTTCTTCTCCGGAATTGTATCTTTTCTTTCAGCCCGGGTATCAGTATCAAGTGTACAACGCAACCGTACAAGGAGGTCTGTTCCGGTCAAACAAGGGACCCGGAGCCGGGGAAATTACGCGGGGTGTCTATCAGCATCAGATAGGTTTAACGTACGCCTCCCGCCGATTTACACTACAAGCGACACTCGACCTGAAACAAAAAGAAGCCCGTTCTATGCAAAATGAGGTAGAAAAGTACGGCGGTTTCTCTGCGGCCTATCGCTTTCGTTAG
- a CDS encoding efflux RND transporter permease subunit encodes MNKFIKNIIGFSLKHKGIVFMMTLLVIIAGAVSFYNTPVEAYPDVTNTEVVIITQWPGRSAEEVERFISSPIETEMNSISHKTAIRSINLFGLSFIKIVFEDGVDNFNARMEASQKLANVNLPDGVDAEIQPPAGPTGEIYRYTLASKGKTTTELKTIQDWTIEKALKAVPGVADVVSFGGQVKTFEVSINPALLAKYDLTALDVFGALQRANVNVGGDILREGQQAFVVRGIGIVKNVSDIEKVIVKNVNGVPVRLSNLGTVHESALPQLGIVGRDNHDDVVEGIVLMRKGENPGLVLPQLKEKVAYLNSVALPSDVKIKVFYDRTELNNHTLHTVGENVIMGITLVTIILLIFLADWRTTVTVAIVIPLALLFAFILMRIKGMSANLLSIGAIDFGIIIDGAVVMVEGLFVMLAHWAEHEGMEKFNKRAKMGRILKTSVEMGKSIFTSKLIIITALLPIFSFQKVEGKLFSPLAFTMGFALLGALLLALTLVPVLSSMLLNKNVRERHNPIIEWLNRNYGPLLNRVMDHPKRAIITAVLFLVGSLASFHFVGTEFLPHLNEGSIYVRASMPLSISLEDSYHYTRKFRQVFEQFPEVRGVISQTGRPNDGTDATGFFNQEFFVDLFPQDEWKRDISKDELIAEMQQKLAKYQGIDFNFSQPISDNVEEAVSGVKGSIAVKIQGRDLQVLDKKADQVYAILKKVQGIQDLGVFRNLGQPELLITLNPDKMAQYGVDAADANAVIEMAIGGKAVSQVYEEERKFDLRLRYDLPFRSSIEQIGNLKVPTLNGGKIPLKEIANIGNVSGPAFIYRENNARFIAVKFSVRGRDLGSTIEEAQQRVQAAVKLDKGYEIKWNGEFENQQRAERQLSIVVPISILLIFFILFASFGNALDSILVLLNVPFALIGGILALLLTGMNFSISAGVGFIALFGVATQDGVILVNKFRQNLHEKMPLGEAIKEGAKSRLRPVIMTALMASLGLLPAALSHGIGSETQKPLAIVVIGGLMTASALSLLILPAVYEWVYSGRERRKKLMD; translated from the coding sequence ATGAATAAGTTCATTAAAAATATCATTGGCTTTTCCCTCAAACATAAAGGCATTGTCTTTATGATGACTCTGCTGGTCATTATTGCGGGAGCCGTCAGTTTTTATAACACGCCCGTTGAAGCGTACCCTGACGTAACGAACACCGAAGTCGTGATCATTACGCAGTGGCCGGGTCGCAGTGCCGAAGAAGTCGAGCGTTTCATTTCCAGCCCGATTGAAACGGAAATGAACTCTATTTCGCACAAGACGGCCATTCGCTCCATTAACCTGTTCGGCTTATCCTTCATTAAAATCGTTTTCGAAGACGGCGTAGATAACTTCAACGCCCGTATGGAAGCCAGCCAGAAACTGGCCAACGTCAATCTGCCCGACGGCGTGGATGCGGAGATTCAACCGCCAGCCGGCCCCACGGGTGAGATCTATCGGTATACCCTGGCCTCCAAAGGTAAGACGACTACGGAACTCAAAACCATTCAGGACTGGACCATCGAGAAAGCCCTGAAAGCCGTACCCGGCGTTGCGGATGTAGTCAGTTTTGGCGGACAGGTGAAAACGTTTGAAGTCAGTATCAATCCGGCCTTGCTGGCTAAATACGACCTGACCGCCCTGGACGTGTTCGGAGCCCTCCAACGGGCTAACGTTAACGTGGGCGGCGATATCCTCCGGGAAGGTCAGCAGGCCTTCGTCGTTCGGGGCATCGGAATTGTCAAAAACGTGTCTGACATCGAGAAAGTCATCGTTAAAAACGTCAATGGTGTACCCGTTCGCTTGTCGAATTTAGGTACGGTTCACGAATCAGCCTTACCGCAATTGGGTATTGTGGGTCGCGACAATCACGACGATGTCGTTGAAGGGATCGTACTGATGCGGAAGGGCGAAAACCCTGGTTTAGTATTACCCCAGCTCAAAGAAAAAGTAGCCTACCTGAACTCCGTTGCTCTTCCTTCGGACGTAAAAATCAAGGTTTTCTACGACCGTACTGAGCTGAATAACCATACCCTGCATACGGTGGGTGAAAACGTGATCATGGGCATTACGCTGGTGACGATCATTCTGCTGATCTTTCTGGCCGACTGGCGAACCACTGTTACTGTAGCCATCGTCATTCCGCTGGCTTTGCTCTTTGCTTTTATTCTGATGCGAATCAAAGGCATGTCGGCTAACCTGCTTTCCATCGGAGCGATCGACTTCGGGATCATCATCGACGGAGCGGTGGTTATGGTGGAAGGCCTCTTTGTGATGCTGGCCCACTGGGCCGAACACGAGGGCATGGAGAAGTTTAACAAACGAGCCAAAATGGGCCGGATTTTGAAAACTTCGGTGGAGATGGGCAAGTCCATCTTTACCTCGAAGCTGATCATCATTACTGCCTTGCTTCCCATTTTCTCGTTCCAGAAAGTAGAAGGTAAACTCTTCAGTCCATTGGCCTTTACGATGGGTTTTGCCCTACTGGGAGCTTTATTATTAGCCCTGACGCTGGTGCCGGTGCTAAGCAGCATGTTGCTGAATAAGAACGTCCGTGAACGTCACAACCCCATCATTGAATGGCTGAATCGAAACTACGGTCCCCTACTAAACCGAGTCATGGATCACCCCAAACGGGCGATCATCACGGCTGTACTTTTCCTGGTTGGCTCGCTGGCTTCTTTTCACTTCGTCGGTACCGAATTTCTGCCGCACCTCAACGAAGGTTCGATTTACGTACGGGCCAGTATGCCCCTCAGCATCAGCTTGGAAGATTCGTATCACTATACTCGTAAATTCCGGCAGGTATTCGAACAGTTTCCGGAAGTACGCGGCGTTATCTCGCAAACGGGCCGCCCGAATGATGGTACCGATGCGACGGGCTTCTTCAATCAGGAATTTTTCGTGGATTTGTTCCCGCAGGATGAATGGAAACGCGACATTTCCAAGGATGAACTGATTGCGGAAATGCAGCAGAAACTCGCCAAATACCAAGGCATTGATTTTAACTTCTCGCAGCCGATTTCGGATAACGTAGAAGAAGCCGTATCGGGCGTGAAAGGCTCCATTGCGGTTAAAATCCAGGGCCGCGATCTACAGGTGCTCGACAAGAAAGCGGATCAGGTTTACGCGATTCTCAAGAAAGTACAGGGCATTCAGGATCTGGGCGTATTCCGGAACCTGGGTCAGCCGGAATTACTGATTACGCTCAATCCCGACAAAATGGCCCAGTACGGCGTCGATGCGGCCGATGCCAACGCTGTGATCGAAATGGCGATTGGGGGAAAGGCCGTGAGTCAGGTGTACGAAGAAGAACGCAAGTTTGATTTGCGGTTACGCTACGACTTACCCTTCCGTTCGTCGATTGAGCAAATCGGTAACCTGAAGGTTCCTACGCTGAATGGCGGCAAAATACCCCTCAAGGAAATTGCCAACATTGGCAACGTCTCGGGTCCGGCTTTCATTTACCGGGAAAATAACGCCCGCTTTATTGCGGTCAAATTCTCCGTCCGGGGACGCGACTTGGGCAGTACGATTGAAGAAGCTCAACAGCGGGTACAAGCTGCGGTTAAACTCGATAAAGGGTATGAGATCAAATGGAATGGCGAATTTGAAAACCAGCAACGAGCCGAACGTCAGTTATCCATCGTCGTGCCCATCAGTATTCTACTGATTTTCTTCATTCTTTTTGCCTCTTTCGGCAATGCACTGGATTCGATTCTGGTTTTACTCAACGTACCTTTTGCTCTCATCGGTGGGATTCTGGCTTTGTTGCTAACGGGTATGAATTTCAGTATCTCTGCTGGGGTTGGTTTCATTGCCCTCTTTGGCGTTGCTACGCAGGACGGTGTTATTCTGGTTAATAAATTCCGACAGAATCTGCACGAAAAAATGCCCCTCGGCGAAGCCATTAAAGAAGGTGCCAAGTCACGTTTGCGTCCGGTAATCATGACGGCACTAATGGCCTCGCTGGGTCTGTTACCCGCGGCACTTTCCCACGGCATCGGATCTGAAACGCAGAAACCTTTAGCCATCGTCGTTATTGGTGGATTGATGACGGCTTCGGCATTATCGCTGTTGATTCTTCCCGCCGTGTACGAATGGGTATACAGCGGCCGCGAACGTCGGAAGAAGCTAATGGATTAG
- a CDS encoding efflux RND transporter periplasmic adaptor subunit, translating into MKTKSFFYLLSLVALAACHSNKEPQEVNSKDTDSAFKTDTVHVRNYEQELQFTGEVSFDQKRVDRVFPIVSGNVLDVNAELGAYVKQGQVLAKLQSADVSQYQRDYNQAKAGFDMAKRNADNAEQLYKSKFSSESDLINARKQLEIATSELDRSTQVLKMYGGTSSGNQPTFLVKAPVSGYVVERNVNPNTQIRSDNGNSMFTISNLSDVWIMINIYESDIEAVKVGQQVNITTLAYPDKVFQGRIENISQVIDNDSKVLQARVVLPNPNGLLKPQMFCTIKLHIEKPERLLAVNPKSVIFSEDKYFVIKAAGKEKYVAVPVEVVRSTSRYSYVKGDLKDNDRVVTEGALLLFNELTD; encoded by the coding sequence ATGAAAACGAAATCGTTTTTCTATTTGCTGAGTCTGGTCGCTCTGGCAGCCTGCCACTCGAACAAAGAACCTCAGGAAGTCAATTCGAAGGATACGGATTCGGCTTTCAAGACGGATACCGTTCACGTTCGCAACTACGAACAGGAATTACAATTCACGGGGGAGGTTTCTTTTGATCAGAAACGGGTGGATCGGGTTTTCCCCATCGTCAGCGGTAATGTACTGGATGTAAATGCGGAATTGGGAGCGTACGTCAAACAAGGTCAGGTCTTGGCGAAGCTTCAAAGTGCCGACGTGAGTCAGTACCAGCGTGATTACAATCAGGCCAAGGCGGGTTTCGATATGGCCAAACGTAATGCTGACAACGCCGAACAACTGTACAAAAGTAAGTTTTCGAGTGAATCGGACCTGATTAACGCCCGTAAACAACTCGAAATTGCCACCTCTGAACTGGATCGGTCAACGCAGGTACTAAAGATGTACGGCGGTACGTCGTCGGGTAATCAGCCTACCTTTCTGGTGAAGGCTCCCGTAAGCGGCTACGTCGTGGAGCGGAACGTCAACCCCAACACCCAGATTCGTTCCGACAATGGCAACAGTATGTTCACCATTTCCAATCTGTCGGATGTCTGGATCATGATCAATATTTACGAATCGGATATTGAAGCCGTTAAGGTGGGTCAGCAGGTCAACATCACGACCCTGGCGTACCCCGACAAAGTCTTTCAGGGTCGCATTGAGAACATCAGCCAGGTCATTGACAATGACAGCAAAGTGCTACAGGCCCGGGTGGTCTTGCCCAACCCGAATGGCTTACTGAAACCCCAGATGTTCTGTACCATCAAGCTACACATTGAAAAGCCCGAGCGTCTGCTGGCAGTCAATCCGAAATCAGTCATTTTTAGTGAAGATAAGTACTTTGTCATCAAGGCGGCGGGTAAGGAAAAATACGTGGCCGTACCCGTCGAAGTGGTTCGGAGTACCTCACGTTACAGCTACGTTAAGGGCGATTTGAAAGATAACGATCGCGTGGTTACTGAAGGTGCCCTATTGCTTTTCAATGAATTAACGGACTAA
- a CDS encoding TolC family protein, translating into MSLLLFLSVSQLSYGQTDTLRLTLPQAEQQFLQKNFALLAQKYNINLSEAAVQQAKLWDNPNFQFGFNAFNPNTSKVLPLTNPSGDKLNPTGGAYSWQLQQVLSLAGRRSKLVALNEANTEVQQAVFQDVMRSLRYQLAQTFGTLASEQAQYAFIQEERTRLANLLDAFRAQLKLGVISEYEVTRLELEQRNTDAAINDLRNQISQDEATLRILLADTSSTYYRTEFQISDSASPLLNQLLDQAVANRPDLQTTQRQTTYAQQNLTYQKSLATPQLMVGANYARFGEAYPNYYGLQVAMDLPFKNRNQGNIQAAKIGIEQSTQNINQSQLQIRQEVISAYEQWQHAQQLQANLDPGYRQRIQDISKNATIDYQKRVIDLVSFIDKIRSYKDAQLNFINLSNQLYQAQQQLNYVTNSKTF; encoded by the coding sequence GTGAGTCTTCTCCTGTTTCTTTCGGTCTCCCAGCTATCCTATGGTCAGACGGACACGCTCCGTCTGACCTTACCCCAGGCAGAACAGCAGTTTCTTCAGAAAAACTTTGCTCTGCTGGCTCAGAAATACAACATCAACCTTTCGGAGGCGGCTGTTCAGCAGGCGAAACTTTGGGACAATCCCAATTTTCAGTTTGGCTTTAATGCATTCAATCCGAATACGTCGAAGGTACTTCCGTTGACCAACCCTTCGGGTGACAAGCTTAACCCTACGGGAGGTGCCTACAGCTGGCAACTTCAGCAAGTCCTGAGCCTGGCAGGTCGTCGGAGTAAGCTCGTGGCTCTGAATGAAGCGAATACGGAGGTTCAACAAGCCGTTTTTCAGGATGTAATGCGGAGTTTACGTTATCAGCTAGCTCAAACGTTCGGTACTCTGGCCAGCGAACAGGCTCAGTATGCCTTCATTCAGGAAGAACGAACTCGTTTGGCAAATTTGCTCGACGCCTTCCGGGCTCAACTGAAACTGGGCGTTATTTCTGAATACGAAGTGACTCGCCTCGAACTGGAACAGCGAAATACGGACGCCGCCATCAATGATTTACGCAATCAAATCAGTCAGGACGAAGCAACCTTACGTATACTCCTAGCCGATACGTCTTCTACGTATTACCGCACGGAATTTCAGATCAGCGATTCGGCCTCCCCTCTGCTTAACCAGTTACTGGATCAGGCCGTCGCGAATCGTCCCGATTTGCAAACAACCCAACGCCAAACGACCTACGCTCAGCAGAATCTGACGTATCAGAAATCACTGGCAACCCCACAACTGATGGTTGGAGCCAACTACGCACGCTTTGGTGAGGCGTATCCCAACTACTACGGCTTGCAGGTAGCTATGGATCTGCCCTTTAAAAACCGAAATCAGGGCAATATTCAGGCAGCTAAAATCGGTATAGAACAAAGTACTCAGAACATCAATCAGAGTCAGTTACAGATAAGACAGGAAGTCATTTCCGCTTACGAACAGTGGCAACACGCCCAACAACTCCAGGCAAACCTCGATCCGGGGTACCGTCAACGCATTCAGGACATCAGTAAAAATGCAACGATTGACTACCAGAAACGCGTGATTGATCTGGTCAGCTTCATTGATAAAATTCGCTCCTACAAAGATGCTCAGCTGAATTTCATTAACCTGAGCAATCAACTCTATCAGGCTCAGCAACAGCTTAATTACGTTACCAACTCCAAGACTTTCTAA
- a CDS encoding ion transporter produces the protein MEPKPSKTWRERLQEIIFESNTAAGKAFDVALLFAILGSILVVMLDSVTHYHRLYGVLFFRLEWAFTLLFTLEYLLRLISIRRPIRYIVSPLGLIDLLAIVPSYLSIFYVGAQSLLVLRALRLLRVFRIFKLTHFLTEIEFLSVAIRASLKKISIFMLTVLMLVTILGSVMYLVEDRQNGFSSIPESIYWAIVTITTVGYGDISPVTPLGKFISSIVMLIGYGIIAVPTGIITNEIAAAARNKNHSSESCPSCGREGHDADAVFCKFCGHHL, from the coding sequence ATGGAACCAAAACCTAGCAAAACCTGGCGGGAGCGATTACAGGAGATTATTTTTGAATCAAACACCGCGGCAGGAAAGGCCTTTGATGTTGCTTTGCTTTTTGCCATTTTAGGTAGCATTCTCGTCGTCATGCTGGATAGTGTAACGCACTACCATCGGTTGTACGGAGTTTTGTTTTTTAGACTTGAATGGGCTTTCACCCTGCTTTTTACGCTCGAATACCTGTTACGACTCATCAGCATTCGACGACCAATCCGGTATATAGTCAGTCCCTTGGGCCTGATTGACCTGCTCGCCATCGTTCCCTCCTACCTGAGCATTTTTTACGTTGGTGCCCAATCACTGCTGGTACTTCGGGCTCTACGACTCCTACGGGTATTCCGCATTTTCAAGCTCACCCATTTTCTTACCGAAATAGAGTTTCTGAGTGTTGCCATTCGGGCCAGTCTAAAGAAAATCAGCATCTTCATGCTTACGGTTCTTATGCTGGTAACCATTCTGGGATCGGTCATGTATTTGGTGGAAGACCGTCAGAATGGATTCTCCAGCATTCCGGAAAGCATTTACTGGGCCATTGTAACGATTACTACGGTAGGGTACGGAGATATTTCACCCGTAACACCGTTGGGAAAATTTATTTCCAGTATTGTCATGCTGATTGGTTACGGAATCATTGCCGTTCCGACCGGGATCATTACCAATGAAATCGCGGCAGCGGCCCGTAACAAAAACCACAGCAGCGAATCCTGCCCCTCCTGTGGCCGGGAAGGTCACGATGCAGACGCGGTCTTCTGCAAATTTTGTGGACATCATCTTTAA